The sequence below is a genomic window from Hippocampus zosterae strain Florida chromosome 15, ASM2543408v3, whole genome shotgun sequence.
ttttaatcaaatttggaGCCCCACTTACCGCCGTGTTGGCACTGTCACCGTGCAGATCCGCAGCGGTTTCTTTGGAAAGGATGTGGAGCCAGCAGTTGAGGGACAGGTTCAAGGCGGCCAAGTTGGACCCAGCTCCGGTGGCGTTGTCATCCTCTTCTCCCCCACACCCTTCCAGCCCACCAGCGGGTGCCGAATCCGAGGCGCTGCTGTTGCTCTGCATGGTTCGGTCGGTGAGACTCTTTCAACGCATATTTGCATCCACCTCCTCCACTTTAGGAAGGGCCGTTTTCAAAGTGTGGGCAAGAACAAATGTCCATTGTCTTTGTGTTATGGGGAGTGAGTGATTTCTGATGAAATCAGTGACGGCACAGAATCGATGGAGTTTCTTGGTGACAGCCTAACTAGGGGAGCATTCACAAGTGTTGCAGCCGCCTCCTGCCTCGCGTCTGCAGGAGGGATGCTCGCGCCACTCGAAGCCTTTTATACTCGCTCATATGCACCTTTTGGTCACGTGGGGGCGCAATGCTCAAGGAGGCTGAAATGGGAACCATCCAAATTGTTTCAACGTTCAAAAAATTGGTCGGTTATGTAGCTTCTAGCATCtaatgaaagagcatttaacatATTCTCCGTCAGCTGTTTTCAAAGCAGTTTCCTCTTTTGTCTGCCCCCTTTTGAACGTTTTTATGACAAAATGTTCAACTATGAAACGCGCTATGAGTGGCGGTGACACGGGTGGGCTCGTGAGTTGGACGCTCGTGACATACTTTCTACTTCCTAACGCGGCACATACATTGTTTCTAGCATCCGTGCCCTTTTGGAGTCTGACGTAGTCAAACTTGTCCGACTTTGAACGTGTTGgcattttactttgttttaatcGACGTGACAATCCGAGGTTCCTTCCTTTGTTTTACTTGACAACTGTGCTAATGTGCTAAACTGTGCAAAATTGTCATCTACTGTTGTGAAACGTCCGTCAAGTTAAATTAAAAGTGGACCAAAATAAATTAGAAACAAATAGTTCTAATAGATTGAGTGCAACCGGATTgtatttaaaagttaaatacaactgaactcgaCTGAGAAAATGTACAGTAACATGATGCAATCATTCAATTCAGTGATCCTTTtgcgtaccactagagggagcccacgtACCTTTAGTTATACTCGCACTTTAGAATCACTGCTTTCAGCATAGTCCATTTTTTCCTCATAAGATTGCATTCATTGGTCACCCGCATTGGTTTTACATTCAAATATCATGATTCCTATTTTACACGTGATGTGAAAGTAGACTCTGAAGGTTGGCATTTGTAGACCGTCACCTTTGGACTGTCACGTTTTGCAATGTCCATACGAATTTATCGTCAGAAGAATCCGAGCGCTTGATGGTTGATGGTTTGCATTTCTTACAAGACACGGTTCCGTTTTAATTGACACGTTCAATGGGCTGTCGTGTCCAGTTATGCAGGAAGGACGGGACGAGGTCACATGGACACGCGTGACATTTTCCAACCAGACTAAATGAAAAGATGTAGTTTGTTTTTCCTGCTCATTTGTATTCCCCAAAAGCATTCCACAGCAGTTGAGCATGCCATTATAGTCCCCAAATTATTTTTCTCTCAAGATGAGTTGAGTGCACTGCACTGATTTGCAGATAAATACCCCACATGCCACCCCACGCTCTTTTAATGAGGCAAAGcgtgaacaaaaataacacaaaagctCTTTGTGGTTTCTGCGCAAAGAGTTCACTAATGGCTGcacacaaattattattattgggaaGCAAAATGGCTTCCGGTCACTAGAATTGCTTTAATTTTTCACCAAATATTTCCCTATTCATTTCCGACGAGCCCTTGCCCACATGGCTCCCATTAGAAATTCAAACCGTTCAGCTCTTTCAAGTCACCTTTGGAATAAGTTTCGGCATTTAACAGACTCGGAACCGAATCCGATTGAATGGACAGAAGTCAAACAGATTTAAGTTcgagtataaaaaaaagaaatcaaatgtacTTAACTTTTTTTCAAGCTGTGATTTATTTGGACCGTTCCAAAAATCACAAAGTTCTCCTAAACGGATCGTAGTGCCGCAAAACAAGCAGTGCCGTCATCATCCCGATCCAGAAGCTGTCAGGTCGTGGTGCAGATGTTCCAAAGCACAATCGAAGCGACACCTGACCTCAATCAACGTGAACAcattctcgtgtgtgtgtgtgtgtgtgttatgacaACCACTCCAATGGCCCTCCGTGAGAAAGCCGTGCTGGAAAGCAATCGGACTCTCGCTCATTTGGATGCTGTCTCTGCTTTgtagcgtctttttttttttcttcttttttttccccctgcggaGGCTTCGCAGACATCAATAGTCTTTCCTTGGCCTGTGATCATGCTGCCGGGATGCTAGCAGCTTCCCCTTGGGCGGACGTTTCAAAAGCTGCTCCGCTACACGACCGAGTCCCCCCAACGTGCTCCCGGAGATGGAGACGGCGGGCCGTGTCGCGGCGACCTCTGCCACTTCAGCGACCGATTGCAGGGAGCGTGACGGCACTGAGGGAGAACAGACACGGAGAGAAAGTCAGGGCCGATTGGGTTTTCTCCGCTGACCTAAACACTATCAAGAAGCACTGGCCTACATTTAGAACCCAAATTGTCCTGTGAAATTGTGTGAAAGTATTGTATCCAATCCGTagcatttatttggcttcatgcttttGGTAGGTGAATGCGggtgttagattttttttgtttttgaccagTCAGATTTCAGACTCTGTAATTTCCCATTCGCTCCCACTcagtgacttttcttttttacagcTGCTGTTGCTAAGTGCTCTTTAAATTAAAAGAttgaggagctttttttttttaaccaatcagatgTCACATTACTCAACATTTTTCCGTCCTCTGTTCGGTGGCTCAGCGCAAAACTTCTGACCGCCAACTGTCAGCATCTCTGATGAGTGACAAGTATTTTGCCGTTTaagtgccgttttttttttttttggtgtcatatTCACGATTTCGACGACTGTGAAGTGATCATAGAATTCCTCAGACGCGGATCGAGTCTCCGCCGAAGCCCCGATCTTCTTAAATAGGCGACCCTGCATTCCTAAATACACACCTGAGGTCTCTGTGTACTCTTCTTGGCTCAGTTGGCTGTATGAATCCGGCTTCATATTTGAGGAAATAATGAGAGAGATGGAGAGAAGCAAAACCtacagaggaggaggggggggggagtccatTAGAAAGTAAAAGCTAACTTTTCACACCGCACGTAGCCACGGATGCTTTTCAAACGTTTAGCTCGATACGGAGAATTGAATGTAGAATGCGGCGGGACTCACCAAGAGGCAGGTGCCCCTTTGCGTTGTTTTGCCGGAGCTGTTGGGAAGAAGCGCTTGGAGCTGGCTCAGCTGCTCTAACAGGGCGCTGTTGAGCAAAGACCATGACATTGAGCAAGCAGGCTTCCAAAGAAATGTTTTCTTATCACAACTTTGTgggaaatcaattttaaaaaatcagtttggAAGTTGATTTTAGTATCTCTGTATTTTCAGGACTTTTGATATGTATATACTCCCGTATGTATGAAAACTGAAGTTTGTACTTTCTACTCAAAGTGGGCGTGTTAATTTGGGTTGTACAGATTCTGAGTCACGGTTAAGGTTGAAAAGGTTTTGGAaatatttatcttggtctctgggattttttatttttttttggtcacaaaaaTAATGAGAGAAGGTGTGTTGTGACTTTTTGTCTCGACTAGATGTCGATCCAATAACCGTCATGACGTTGGGCTCATCTTACGTGTTTGTCTCCTCCAGTCTGTGGATCTTTCTCTGCAGCTGGAGGTTGTGAGCGCTGCATGCAGACATCCTAAAGAAGGGAAAGGCGAGACAATGAGAGAAAGGGTATCCAAAATCTCGTGATTGGATCATGCATCGTCTGCCCTATTTTGTTCCCCCTCCCTTGCCAATATCTGTTGGAGTGTTATCTCGAATGACTCCAACCCCTCAGccccttctttctttttgcttCAGCCTCTTTTGTTTCTCCTCGTCACTCTGAGTCATCCACCATtataacccccacccccacccccccatgtcTGAGCTGAGTCAAGACTGATAACAGCAGCCAGACAATATTCTCTGTTTACGGCTTGCTAAATGATACCAATAAATGCTGACTAGGGTAAGCAACGGCAAGGGGgcctattatttatttaacccccccccccccccgaaaaaaattgACACCAATATATAATATTGTTACAGTACCTCACCAAAGTAAGAAAATCCCTGCGCCTTGTTGCCAATATTTTGTTATACCTTGtccaatttggacattttcccttaggggtgtgctcacttttgctgccAGCAGTTTAAACACGAATGGCTGGCTGTGTGTTGAATTATTTGGACAGTGAGATTATATTTCCGCTGTTGTACAAGGTGTACACTGACTGTATTGTTGGAAAGTGTCCTTTAATGTATCATAAGAACGCTCCGTGGACAAAAGTGTGAAGCGCGTTTTCACTTTTGTGCGATGCTGTTGATAGGATGCAACAACATTGTAACACATCAGTAAATTCAATTCAAGAACAAACAACACccagctgtggtgttgttgttgtccccccccccccccccccctccccccgggaTGGCTTTGTCTCAGCCCAATTACTCTCTTGCAGTATGCCGAGCAAGAACTGAGCTGAATGGGTTGATGGCAAaaagattggggggggggggggggtcgggtggCGATAAGGTTTAGTGGGTGTCAAAGGTTGCTTTTTGGTACAAGGCGATTATATTTACAGTACTTTGAACTTGTGCCTGCAGAATGACGTGATGCATTTGCACATCTTCAACGCATCATACGCTGTGACACGAGCGGGCATTTGACCATTTTctcaaacgggggggggggggggggggtgaccaggCATGTGGGTAGagcataaaatacattttgcccTCTCGATCTTTGTGCACGCTATTATGAGGGTTATCCACAATGAAGCAGCATTATATAAATAAGCATTCATAATAAGGAAGCGAGAGAGTGAAAGAGAAACAAAGACGTTTtagtgtgtgtgaatgagaaGGAGGTGAGGGTGTGAGATTGACAGGCTTTTTGGTGTAcgcgagagattttttttttgtttaatcgtGTGAGAGGTTTTATAGCGCGTGtgaatttatttgttgttgtttgtgtgacaATTTTTATTGTGTGAGAGGTTAATTTTTGGTTAATGCGCTTcctttttaagattttttttccagtttttgaTCTGTATGAGAGTTTTTATGGTGCGTGTCATTTGGTATCATTTTTGTGTAACAAGTTTCATCTGTGTGAgtgtttttggggggtaaatGAGGATTTTTGGTCCGCAGGAGAAGTTTATTGCTCATATGTGGGTGTGGGTGAGCGTGACTTTTGTAAGCTTTAGAGACCATCTCATACCTTTCTTCCAGACTATCCACGTATTCCCTCTTCTTTTTCCGGCTCTCTTGAGCCGAGCGCTTGTTGCGTATTTTCCGACGGATCTTCTTCAAAACGCGCTCTTCACACTTGAGAGaaacataattaaaaatgtgtgaagTTGTTGCAGCAAACGTCAGAGGCAAttcgtgcgtgcgcgcgtgtgtgtgtcttgtgtgtgtgtgtgtggtgtgcctGGTTCACCTTGGACAGAGGCAGCTCGCTTGGCAAGTTAATGCCTTCTTTTGCCAGAAGTTTCTTCTCGTCCTCATTAAGAACAAGCTCTTGCAGGGGATGCTGGGGGTTTCTCTGTGATATCAAAAGGGTCAGACAGAGTAGATATGAAATTATCATATTAAACAGAACGTGATGAAATGGCAGCTCAGCCGAGGACTATGCTGGATTTAACCAGCTTTTCTTATTCAACTGTAGGGTATGGGGTATTGCTGCACAAGCCCTGTAAGGGCACCTAAGGGGAAGGAATTGTAATTGGATTTCAGGCGGAGAGACTTCTTGAAGGAAAAAATGTTCCCTCCTTTCATAAATAATGTGATTAGaatcattacatttttatttggtcatttttcatttgtctGTGGGCTGCTtgtcttgagatatgagtgactcattcattcattcattcattcattcattcatcctccgagccgcttgatcctcactagggtcgcgggggtgctggagcctatcccagctgtctttgggcagtaggcgggggacaccctgaatcggttgccagccaatcgcagggcacacagagacgaacaagcattcgcgctcaaactcacacctaggcacaatttagagtgttcaatcagcctgccacgcatgttttcggaatgtgggagtaaaccggagcacccggagaaaacccacgcacgcccggggagaacaagcaaactccacacagggagcccggaggtggaatcgaacccgggacctctgcactgtgaagccgacgtgctaaccactggactaccgggccgcccatgagtGACTCAATTTAcgttatatcccccccccccccgagttgaaatttactgtcaaactgaaTAACATTTAGCTTCATGCCACAGACAGGCTAACGAATGGCATCAATGTTGCAGTGTGATACCATGTACGAAGCAACAGGCACTGGAACGCAAaatgtggagcaacacatgtagacagaaagGAAACTATTCAGAGGAATACTGTACAGTTTCTCCGCTTACCTTCTCTCCGAGATTGGATAAGAGCAAGTCCTTCACCGTGAGCGTCTGACTGGACGAAGTGGTGGTACTTTGATTCGATGCGAGGTAATATGCCATTCCCAGTTTTTCCTGGATGCTGTCAGACTCCCAGCCTGTCGACACAATTTCCGTCTTCAGAACTAGTCATGCATTCACTTGTTGCGTATGCATAATAATACGATGAAACGATGAACCACTGATTTGCTTTCACCGTGACGACGGCCCTATGAGGGAGGACGTAACTACAAAACGGCCTGCGACAGAAATGAGTtcgacacccctgttctacagcACGCAGGGGTAAATGCTCGTCTATTTGTAATCTCTTACGTTGATATGAGACAAAttgtgggccttttttttttgtccaacagCAGATTATAAGCAAATATTTAAACGTCATCATCACTCGTGAATTAGAAACTAAATCCTACCCAGATCAATGGAAACATCGGACGTGATCTCGTTTTCACGCTTGTAGGGTGGAAGCTGCACGCATGTGAGGTGAGGCAGCGGCATGTCCAAGCCTGGAGATGAAGTGCAGGAAGGCAGTCGGAGGCTGTCTGCCAATGGCTCCTCGCACATTTCGCTGTCCAGGGTGCAGGGTGACCACGGGGGGGACGTCGGACCTGAGGAAGACTCGCTCCCAGCCAGCAGTAAGTCCAAAAAGTCTTCCGTACTTTTTCCCTCTGGGCTCAGCGCCTGCGGAGGTCAGTATGTGCAGAACGTCCTGTATACATCATGGCTTGCAACGATTTATTGACTTTTTGTCATGGCTTTTTGCTTTTCTGCACTGCTGTTTTGTTCGGTGTTCTATTCCAAATACCGTGGTGCCTTGATTTACAGGTTTAAGTCTTTCTATGACCACCTTCGTATCACAAATCAtcattccccattgaaatgaatggaaatgtcattaatctgttccagcttccccccaaaaaatatttttttcatggtaTTTAATTccataaaaacatgaaacatcGTACGACACTTGTgacacagtgcagtggtgcctTGCGACGCAGCTACGTAGGAGAACGCAGTTATAGCACATGCCCTTCATTCACATTACATTTAGCGGAGTCCTCTCAGAGCGCCTATATTCAGAGGTGCACTACAGAATGAGCAGTGTACTTACGTCACACATACTGATGGTCCAAGGTGTCTTGCCGTGGCCGGGTTCATCTTTGGTCCTGAACAGCAGATCAATGAGATCCATCCCAGCTTTCACCTGAATAGAGGAAATTGAGAACCAGTGCTATGCCAAGTACATTGTCATTGTTCAGAAAGAAAAGTAGCAAGAAGACGTGCTAAAACGGTAAAAGTAAAACTGCAATACATCAAGTtatggtcacaaatgaaaatccgcACTCGCGTGACTCTGCGAAAACCGAACCGTGAGGTAGGGAGGGAACACCGTAAACCAATTATCACTGCCTATCTTAGCTTTGGGGCAATTAAAATGCTGTGATGTGAATATCACATATCATCATATAAATCTGACACCCtgcatgactttttaaaaaatattaaaataatatataaataagtatgtatatatatatatatttttttttttttaaagtgcattatgacaaaaatcttttttttttttaaacaaatggcaTATTGTTCTGAAAATACTGTCTAGGGCAATTTATCAAATAGCctctttgtgaaataaaatccaCTTGAATAAAAAGTAGATTAAAATATGACTTTCTTCCATGTTAAACCTTTCCTTTATTATCATAACAACTTTATCTTGGAAAATATTactttgttggggttttttaatGCAAACACCTGTTTCAAGCAATTTTAAGAACTATATTgtcgtagttttttttaacccactgTTCAGAAACAGATGAGATAATTCTTCTGTTTCTTTTCCGCGTTCATCTAAAAAGTTGTATTTATACTCATTCACTACTAAGGGATTACTATTCATTGACctacatgaaaaatacaacttctAAAGTTACTTCTATGCGATTATAGCTGCAATAAACCTCACTTGTCAATGACTTTACCAGGCTCATGTTTGACTCAATTTTTGATAAACAAAATTTCTCGCATCAAAATGcttcacactttaaaaaaaattaatacaataTGTATTTAATCTAAAAATTAAATGACTGTCTTGAGATACAGCGCTCAATCCACCCGTCACCCGTGTACTTACTTGTTCTCCGCCGAGACCTGACAAAAATAGTTTGGCTCTCCTCTCAACCTGAAGGCGAGCTTGTCACACTCTAACCGTGCCCAGTGTTGATAATCCAACAAGGTGATGAAATATCAGTGAAAGAACGCAGAATCCAAACACTCGGTCTGATCAATACACTCCTCTGTGGCTTGAGCGTTAGGAGAATGTCTAAGTATGATTCAGAGGACAAAGTTGAAGTTCCATATCACTCATTTCCCCCCCATCCCAGCTGACCGGTGTCCAATCGTGTTTCGTCAACCACGTTCAGGAAACCAATTACAACACATTGAGCAAAATGTTCTGTCAAGGCGGCCGGAAATTCTTATGGTTTCACATTCCTTACTTGGTTGTGTTCACGTACATCTAAGTCGTGGGGTCCACGGCACAGAGGCACTTTCAGGAACGAGTCAACCGTTTGGCGGCACACATGCTTCAGTATGTGGCTAACATGAAACGATTTGAgctcatgctaatgctaatgctaatgctaattttatACCCATAAGGCTTTGTGTTCCAACATAATACATTGAATTTCATTACATTGAATACCAAAATGTTTTGACACTAGAAAGTTCTGTAATCACAGGCAGATACATTTTTTGGGATGTAAGCACAGCTAACATGCTAGCTAACTCCACACTATGTTAGTAGCGATGGAGTGACTAATAAATATGAATTAACTTGTGATTGCGCCAGATTGCCACTGATGGGAACATGATTGACGCCAAAatgtgaccccccctcccctgcaaaaatctggaaaaatgaaatgatgaaaaacacCTTCCGCACTACCCAATTCTCAGTCTTTCACGTTTTCAGCATATTCATAAACAAATCACTGAACTCACTTTGGAGCGTCTTTACGTCTTCTTACAGTCTGTGTCAGGTGGACTACACTGTTGAGtcctcaaacaaacacattgttttccaaatgcGTTCAAAAAATTCCCTTCTGCTCCCCAGTTACAGTTCATATGTTAGAATTTCACTCAGTCCAGCaacagttttgttttctcttttctaTCCGTGTATACGATAATCTTCTCTCAGTCAGAGGGAACACACCATGTCTTTCCTTATCTTTAGTGCCATCATAAAGGCCATCTGTCTCATGCTTTTATTAAGGGTACACCCAATTAAGTCAGGAATTACATAATATGCTCACGAACATGTGCActtgcaaaaatgtgttttcgtcATCTGAGCGTGATGAGCAAGAAGGATCAGAACGTTTCCATGCACAAATTAGTGTTGTGCCACGTTTTCGTTGATGAGCTTTGGTTGAATGctaaatcattttttccccatatcgTTACTCTTGTCATATATAAACCAATGTTATGAACACCCTCTTGTcttcaaaaaatgaaatgttttcaagaCCACCTATGCATGCGATGCTTGTCATGTGACACaattcatttagaaaaaaaaaaaatcagagtaacacaaacagtgcaccactgcaaccccccccccccccgaaaatcgAACCCAAATTAAATCTCCAATAACGTGTACAGGCAACATATGTGTGCTCCCGACAATTCGACTCATATCATTGTATGCACCAAATTCACAGCAAGCATGTGGAAATATTTTACCAGGGgcatgttttgtttagtttagttttttttttacgctacCATCACCAATTTACAACACGCTATGCTATGGCACATCAGATAAGACCAGGCCAGATggcttgttgaaaaaaaaacgtgcgtaggactaattataattataacaattaccggtacattcacCCTATCAGAGAATTTCAACTACCGGTACCTCTTTACTCTTGTCATTTATTTGTGAAATCTTGCAAAAGTTAAATTTTCATGTTCAGTGGAAGATCATTTACCCTAAATTAAGTAAGAtttcatgactttttattttgcttttaaaaacgCAATTTTTACAGCTTGGGTGACTTTTTCTATTGAATTTGGATGACCAATTAAAAATGACTCCAAGTCTTTGATATGTAACATCAATTTTACAGCTCACGCGAGTCTGAACAGAATTTATATCACTGCAATACATCTCTCATTGAGAACTTGTGTTCAAAAAGACTTGAAAGCAAAGAAGTATTAAAAGAAAACTGGGGCCTTCATTTCTCTTTCACAAACCCGATCTCATTATATTAATGTGGCCACTGAATGAACTAATTAATATCATTCAGTCTACTGGCACTCATAAATATATTAGCTTGCATTTAAAATCCACTTATTATCAGTACTGTAATAAGGATAATAACAAGATTCTACTATCTTTATTGTTTCTCTATCTGTAGAGTGAAGC
It includes:
- the LOC127616575 gene encoding cyclic AMP-responsive element-binding protein 3-like protein 3-A isoform X1 gives rise to the protein MDLIDLLFRTKDEPGHGKTPWTISMCDALSPEGKSTEDFLDLLLAGSESSSGPTSPPWSPCTLDSEMCEEPLADSLRLPSCTSSPGLDMPLPHLTCVQLPPYKRENEITSDVSIDLGWESDSIQEKLGMAYYLASNQSTTTSSSQTLTVKDLLLSNLGEKRNPQHPLQELVLNEDEKKLLAKEGINLPSELPLSKCEERVLKKIRRKIRNKRSAQESRKKKREYVDSLEERMSACSAHNLQLQRKIHRLEETNTALLEQLSQLQALLPNSSGKTTQRGTCLLVLLLSISLIISSNMKPDSYSQLSQEEYTETSGVYLGMQGRLFKKIGASAETRSASEEFYDHFTVVEIVNMTPKKKKTALKRQNTCHSSEMLTVGGQKFCAEPPNRGRKNVE
- the LOC127616575 gene encoding cyclic AMP-responsive element-binding protein 3-like protein 3-A isoform X2 is translated as MDLIDLLFRTKDEPGHGKTPWTISMCDALSPEGKSTEDFLDLLLAGSESSSGPTSPPWSPCTLDSEMCEEPLADSLRLPSCTSSPGLDMPLPHLTCVQLPPYKRENEITSDVSIDLGWESDSIQEKLGMAYYLASNQSTTTSSSQTLTVKDLLLSNLGEKRNPQHPLQELVLNEDEKKLLAKEGINLPSELPLSKCEERVLKKIRRKIRNKRSAQESRKKKREYVDSLEERMSACSAHNLQLQRKIHRLEETNTALLEQLSQLQALLPNSSGKTTQRGTCLLVLLLSISLIISSNMKPDSYSQLSQEEYTETSVPSRSLQSVAEVAEVAATRPAVSISGSTLGGLGRVAEQLLKRPPKGKLLASRQHDHRPRKDY